The DNA segment CTGGAAATCAATTACCTTAATAGGAATAGACACTTGGGCATGTTGCTCAAGTGTTTTTTTATGTAATCGAATGATACTGAATTTCATTCTCAATTAGATATTAATTTTATCAATTAGTTTGAAAAGGTTTTTGAAAAGTGCTATAATAACAAGTGAATTAGAAAGAGCTAATTTTATTCTTAATTATAATAATTATTGTTTAATCTGTTTTTCGCATTTGCGAGAGCAGATTTTTGTGTTTTTTAGAGTAATGGGAATCATTATCATTTGGAGAGGATGAGTAGGATGAAAGAATGGATGAAACGGAATTGGCAATTTGTAACGACTGGTATTAGTGGGATTTTAATTATTGTAGGGTGGTTAGTCGGCAATGAAGTCGGTGATTTTTGGACTGCAGTAATTTTTCTGAGTGCGTTTGTTATCGGTGGTTTTGAACAAGCCAAAGAAGGAATTCAAGCAACTATTAAAACGAAAAAGTTAAATGTAGAACTATTGATGATTTTAGCGGCTACAGGTGCTTCAATCATCGGTTATTGGTTTGAAGGTGCCATACTAATCTTTATTTTTTCCGTTAGTGGGGCTTTAGAGACGTATACAACAAATAAAAGTAAACGCGAAATTACGAAATTGATGGCGTTTCAACCAGAGCGAGCATTTCTTTTACTACCAAATGGAGATTTAAAAGAAATTGCTGCAAAAGATTTACAATTGGATGATATGGTATTAGTTCGACCCGGAGAAAGTGTGCCAATAGATGGGGTTATTGTTCGTGGTTCGACAACTTTAAACGAAGCGGCAATTAATGGCGAATCAGTGCCTGCCATGAAATCTGCTGGTTCGGAAGTGTTTGGTGGAACAGTCAATGTAAGTAGTGCTATTACGGTTAAAGTAACTCAAACTTTCGATAATACGATTTTCAGTAAGATTATTCGGTTAGTAGAAACAGCTCAAAGCGAACCTTCCAAAACAGCGCGTTTTATTGAACGGTTTGAAGATGCTTATGTCAAAGCAGTGTTGTTGTTTGTTTTAGTAATGATGTTTTTACCACATTTTGCGCTAGGATGGTCTTGGAATGAGACTTTTTATCGGGCGATGGTTTTATTAACGGTTGCTTCTCCGTGTGCATTAGTGGCATCAGTGACTCCTGCGACATTAGCGGCAATTTCTAATGGTGCACGCCATGGTATTTTATTTAAAGGCGGTGTACACTTAGAAAATTTGCGTGGTATAAAGGCGATCGCATTTGATAAAACAGGGACTCTAACAAATGGAACTCCAGTTTTAACAGATCGATTGTTTGCAGAAAATGTTGATAAACAGGAAATAATAAATATGGTTGTGGCATTAGAACGGCAATCTTTACATCCATTGGCTGCGGCAATTACACAAGATTTGGATGCAGAAGTAACGAAAAATATAACAGAAATAGAAATAACAGACGTCCCTGGTTGGGGAGTGCAAGCGGATTATAAAGGAGAGATATGGCAAGTTGGTAAAGCTGGTTTTGTTGGAACAGAGAGCGCTAGAGAGTTTTTGAGTGGTGCCTTTGAGAAACTTGCTAGTGAAGGGAAAACCGTTGTCTATGTTGCTAAATCGGGTGTTGTATTAGCGATGTTTGCACTTAAAGATACCTGCAGACCTGAAGCGATGCGCACAATTAAAGCTCTTCAAGCAAAAGGAATTAAAACTATTATGGTAACGGGTGATAATGAACAAACTGGTGCAGCAATACAAGCCGAATTAGGCATGGATCAAGTAGTTTCTGGATGTTTGCCTGAGAAAAAAGTAGATGTGATAAAAGAATTATCGGTATCATATGGAAGTGTAGCGATGGTTGGTGATGGAATTAATGATGCACCCGCTCTTGCGCATGCGGCGGTTGGTATTGCCATGGGAAAAGGGACGGATATCGCAATGGAAACAGCAGATGTCGTCTTAATGAAAAATGATTTAGAAAAAATTCCATATGCCTTCGCACTTTCCAAACGACTTTACTGGATTAGCTGGCAAAATATTTGTTTTGCAATAGCAGTAATATTGGTTCTAATAACGGCTAATGTCTTCCAACTGATTAATTTGCCATTTGGGGTAGTTGGTCATGAAGGAAGTACCATACTAGTCATTCTAAATGGATTAAGATTGCTTAAATCTAATCAAAGGTAGTGATTTATTTGACTGTTCATCTATTCCTAGTCTAAGATAGATGGGCAGTTTCTTTTTGAAAAAAGAGGATATTACCTAAAAAGATTGGAGATAAGTGCATGAGAAAAATTAACTGGACACAATGGATAGCATTATTTGTTTTTGCATCAATGGGAATATCCGTCATTATCACTATTTATGAAATTTTCACAGCACCAATAGAACAACCTACTACAGGACCACACGTAACATTACGAGGGGATTATATATTTTTACTATTTGAAATTCTATTAGGTATTTTTATTTTATTATTACCTTCCATTATTGCACGACGCTTCAAATTTGAAATTCCGGGACTTGTGTATATTCTATTTATCGTTTTCTTATACGGATCGATTTATCTTGGAACTGTTCAAAAATTCTATTCGAGTGTTCCTCATTGGGATAAGATTTTACATACTTTTAGTGGGGCGATGCTTGGGGCAATTGGTTTTTCTTTTGTCAGCTTGCTGAATTCTAATGATAAAGTTGTAATGAAGCTGAAACCAGGTTTTATCGCAGTGTTTGCATTTTGTTTTGCAGTCACAATAGGCGCTTTCTGGGAAGTATATGAGTATACTTTTGATGGTATTATGAACTTGAATATGCAACGTTATAACCTTTCTAGTGGAACGCCGCTTACTGGTCGCGCAGCTCTTGAAGACACGATGACAGATATTATTGTTGATATTATCGGTGCATTATTTATCGTTATTATAGGCTACTTTGCACTCAAAAAAGGTCGACCATGGATGGAACGATTTGAATTCAAACGAAAAAATTGGAAGAAAGAACCAGTTGGAAAATAAATATTCAAGCATCTAGTTTTATGCTAGGTGCTTTTTAGTTGCACAAAAATGCCAACAACTTTGGGGCCGTGAAATGATTGACTGTGTATTTAAACTTTTTTACACTTAAAATGAGAAGAGAACTATGAAGGAGTGAGGAAATGTTTTTAGATACGGGGAATTTAGAGGAAATAAAGAGAGCGCTTCAATTTCCGTTTTTTGAAGGTGTAACTACGAATCCAACCATTTTATTAAAAGAAAATCAACCAAGAAAAACACATATTGCTCACATCCAAGCCAAAATGGTATTTGTTCAAGCGGCAGGTTTATCAGAAGAAGAAATCTGGGAAGATGTGTTGCGTATTCAAACAATTGAACCAGCACAAGGAACTGTGGTTGGTTTGAAAATCCCAGCCCACGAAGCAGGCATAAAAGTTATCGCCAAAGTGCGTGCCAAGTTCCCAGAGGCAATCATTTTAGCAACAGCGATTTTCTCATCCGAGCAAGGTTATATTGCGGCACTTTCTGGTGCGGACTATTTAGCACCTTATTACAATCGCATGGAAGTTAGCGGATTAGATGCAGCTAAAACAATAGCGGAACTTCGATATGTGCTAGATCTTCAAGGACTTCTAAATGTGAAAATTATGGGAGCTAGTTTTAAAAATAGCCGTCAAATCATGCAAGCCTTAGCAAGCGGAGCAGATACAGTGACAATCGGTTACGATTTATTCCTACAAATGATGAACAAACCACTAGCATTAGAAAGTATTGAGAAATTTAATGAACATAACGCTGCATTACCTAAATGAGTAAAAGAGGAAGTTTCCATCGATTTTGGAAACTTCCTCTTTTTTATTTATCTTCATCACGTAATGGTAGGTTGTTTACATAGCTATCAGAATACTGTAAGAGTTTTCGGCTAGCGTCGAATCGTTTCTTCACATCACTTGAAAGTTCTTTGTTTGTGCCATTATAGTTAGTTGCTGCTCCGGTTTCAAAGCTTTCGTCTGGTTGGTACATATAGGAATCTGTGAAATAGCTACCTTCTGGCATAGTGTAGCGTTCCGGAACGTAATTATTAGTAGAATTGAGTATATCTGTACCAAACATAATTTGTTTCCCAGTGTTGATACCGAGTAAATTCATGACAGTTGGCATAATATCAATTTCGCCACCGACATTTTTGATTTCACCAGGGTTTTCCATTCCCGGATAGTGTAAAAAGAAGGGAATACGGTAATCATCAGCCGGATCTGCTTTTAGTTCAGTAGAACGATTGACATATTTCTTCTGCTCTTCAGGTAATTGATCGGTTTTGATAATGTGATGATCTCCGTAGAAAACGACCACTGAATCATCCCAAATGCCACTATCTTTTAATTTTTGGATGAATAGACCTAGTTGTTGATCTGCATAATGAACTGCTTCAAAATAATGGCCAAGTTCGGTATCTTTTAAATCACTTGGTAACTCAATTTCTTGCTTCTCTTCGGGTATATCAAATGGCATATGGCTGCTTACACTAATTAATTGTGCATAGAATTTTTGGTTATTTTTGTATTGTTTTTCTAAAATAGGGAAAGCTTTATTGTAAAGTACTTCATCACTTGGAGAAAAACCGATAACGTCTTCATCTCCAAAAAATTTGCGATCATAGAACTTATCAAAACCAACAGCTGGATAAAATTCATCTCGATTATAAAAACTTGCATCATTTGTATGGAAAGTTGAGGTTTTATAATCATTTTTACCAAGCAAGCGAGGCATTGATGGTATTATACGGTCGCCATATGTTTGGGTATTCGTGTAGTAACCACTTGGGAAAGTCGATGTATAAACAGACCATTCTGCATCAGCAGTATTTGATTTTGATACTGTTTGGAAAAATTTATTCGAATACATCGTTTCGTTTTGCAAACTGTCTAATGTTGGCGTAATAGATTGACCATTCACCTTGACGTTGGTTAGATTACGCTGGAAGGATTCTAATTGTACAATGATAAGATTTTTTCCTTTTGCAGCACCGAAGTAATCGGGTTTGTCTTTTACTGTAACACCCTTAATATCGCGGATGTTTTGCGCATTAATGTCGGCTGCTTTAACATGATCCGCGCCAGTAAGAGCGGTACTAATATTAAATGTAAAAATCCCCATGCGTTTTGCTCTTTTGGAGTCACTAATGATATTTTGTTGCATCATGAAATAAGTAAAGCCACTAAGAACAAGCAAAGTACTAATAAAAGAAACACTGTAAATACGACTAGTTAGACGGAAGGAAGGGAAATCATGTCCTTTTTTAATGTTAAAGTAAAGGATGAACGGAAGGAGAATTATATCTAGGATGTATAACCAATCTGTTCCGCTAAGTAGGCTACTTGCACTTGTTTTTACAACACCCACTTCACCAATTAAGGAGAAACTATGATAAGTTGGGATTTCATTATAAAAACGGGCATAAAGAACACATACCAGCATTAATATACCGATAAAAAGTGACATTCCAGCATACCAATAAATATGGGATCGTACTGGTGCGAGTAAATGTATTAATCCAAGTAGAAGGACGATAAATAATAAGTCCATTCCAAGAGCCAAGAAGTTTGGATTTTTAAAAATCTGGAAATAGGCAAAAGTAAACTTACCAATAATTAATAAAAAATAAAATAAAATCAACTGAATTCCTCTTTCTAGCATGCTTTGTGCCAAATAATCACAAATCCATTACTTTTAATTTTAGCTTAATCATGCGAACAGTGCAAATCATGTAAGATGATTCAGATATAATTAGGTAATAGGTTCTATTTTAGGAAGGAATGATTAGTTTCTGTATTTTTTTTCACAATTCTATTGACCTTTAAAGTGTAAAAGGATACTATTTGAGAAGATTATAAAAAGGTAGGAGAAAAAATGAATTCATTATTTAGAAGAAAACCAATAGAAGATTTAATGCACAATAAAAGCGGGAGTACACATCTAAAACAAACACTAGGACCGCTAGATTTAACTTTGCTAGGTGTTGGAGCAATTGTTGGGACTGGGATTTTTATTTTACCGGGAACAGTAGCTGCGAATAATGCGGGACCAGCAATTATTTTTTCTTTTGTGATTGCAGCGATTGTATGTGCGATTGCAGCCATGTGTTATTCAGAGTTTGCATCTAGTGTTCCAGTTGCTGGGAGCGCCTATACGTATGGCTATGTTGTTTTTGGTGAGTTAATCGGCTGGTTGCTTGGTTGGGCTCTTATTTTGGAATATGGGCTTGCTGTGGCTTCTGTAGCAAGTGGGTGGTCTTCTTATTTAAATGCGCTACTTTCTGGATTTCATATTTCTATTCCGGAAGCAGTATCTGGTCCTTTTAATCCTGAGGCGGGTACATTTATTAATTTACCAGCTATAATTATCGTCCTTGTAATTGCATTTTTATTAACACTTGGAATAAAAGAGTCTACTCGTGTGAATACAATTATGGTTGCTATCAAAGTTGGGGTTATTTTACTTTTCTTAGTCGTTGGGGTATTTTATGTTAAACCGGATAATTGGCAACCGTTTATGCCATTTGGAATTAGTGGTGTGATGAATGGTGCGGCATTAGTGTTTTTTGCTTATTTAGGTTTTGATGCAGTTTCGTCAGCGGCAGAAGAAGTGAAAAATCCACAACGAACGATGCCAATTGGAATAATAGGATCACTACTTATTTGCACTGTATTATATGTAGCGGTTTCGGCTGTTTTAACTGGAATGGTACCATATACTGATTTAAATGTAACTGATCCGGTAGCCTATGCTTTACAAGTTATTAACCAAGACTGGGTGGCAGGGATTGTATCGCTTGGTGCCGTAGTTGGAATGATTACAGTGATTTTAGTAATGAGTTACGGTGCTACAAGACTAATTTTTGCAATGGGACGTGATGGTTTATTACCAAAAGTACTTGCAGAAATCAACCAAAAATATCAAACACCGGTCAAAAATACTTGGATTTTCGCTGTTATAGTCGCAATTATTAGTGGTCTAGTTCCACTTGATAGATTAGCTGAATTAGTTAATATTGGGACTCTGTTGGCATTTATGATGGTTTCAATCGGGATTATTTTCTTACGTAAAAATAAAGCGATTCAAAAATCAGGTTTCAAAGTGCCATTTTATCCCGTTTTACCGATAGTATCATTTCTATTATGTGCATTTCTAATTAGTCGTTTATCTGTTCATACATGGATTCTTTGTGGAATTTGGTTTGTAATAGGCTTAATTGTGTATTTCACTTATGGTAGAAATCACAGTGAATTGCTTAAAAAATAACTAACTTACTTTTTGTAAGTCTTATCATTGGAATTTGAAGGCTCCTTATGTTGTAATGAATATATGATACTAAAAGGAGCGTTTATACCATGGTAAAAATTAGTGAAAAATTGCGATTAGGTGAAGTTGTATTAAATGTAGGTCATTTAAAAGAGATGGCAGGTTTTTATCAAGAAGTAATTGGCTTAACTTTAATGGAGGAAAATGATCAGTTCGTGCGTTTTGGAGTGAGTGGATCTGATGAAGCGTTACTTGTTCTTAAAAAAATTGATAATGCGGTTGTCCCAGAAGTACCGCGAATTGGTTTATTTCATACAGCGTTTCTGTTACCCACTCGAGAAAGTTTAGCGGATGTACTCGTTCATCTAGCACAGTCTGGCTATCCAATTGATGGTGCTGGAGATCACGCTTATAGTGAGGCGCTTTATTTACATGATATTGAAGGAAACGGTATTGAAATTTATGCAGACCGTCCTAAAAAAAGTTGGATGCGTGATGGCGAAGGGAACTTGCCGATGGTAACAGAACAAGTGGATGTGGATGATTTACTTAAAAATGCGACGGGAAAAGCGTTCACTGGAATGCCAAATGGGACGATTATTGGTCATGTACATTTACAAGTATCGGATGCTGATAAGGCGGAACAGTTTTATAAAGAGGCGCTTGGTATGAATTTAACAACAGCAATACCATCTGCCAGATTTTTTGCAGCAGGTGATTATCATCATCATATTGGGTCGAATGTTTGGGCTGGTCGTCATATAAATAATCGGCAGGAGAATGAAGTGGGGCTCGCATGGTTTACAATTATAACTCCGGACAAAGAAATAATTACTACTCATTTAAAGCAGCAAGGTTATGAAGTAAAATATGTTGGAAATACGATTTCGGTCATTGATTCAAATGGAATTATGATTCATTTTAAATAAAAAAAAGAACTGTTTAAGCGAAAAGTGAGCTTAAACAGTTTTTTGATGAGATAATAAGGGAAAGGTAGATAAGACAAAATATTTTAATGTTTACGTTGCATTGTTTTCTTCAAAAGCCAATTACTGGATTGGAAAAGAGTTAAGACGATTAAAAAGATTCCAATTCCAAGATTTAAATAAGAAAGTGCGAGTGCTGCGTCTTCTGGAAATGAATTTTGGACAGTGAGAAAAATAAGAAAGAATCCGCTATTTGCACTAAAAGCTATCCAAAACCAAGATAGTCCGCTTAATTTACCTACTATAAAAGAAAGCCCTGAAATAATTGCTGCTAAGATAAGTCCTGTAAGTATCATTGACATAAATTCCATTTTCATCGCTCCTTTGTCATAAATGAAATTATTATTAATAATAATGTAACATAAATGAAATATTTTGTAAAGAAGATACGAAGAAAGGAGATACACAGATGATTGAATTTTTTAAAACAACAAATGAAGAGATGGAGCAACTGCCCGCCATAGAAGATGGTTGTTGGGTAAAGGTCACTGCTCCCACCCAAGAAGAAATTGAAAAATTGAGTAAGGAAATGGATGTACCTAAGCCATATATTTTAGATGCACTAGATTCAGAAGAACGCTCTAGAATTGAGTTAAAAAGAGCAGAGGAAGATGTGAGACATTCACTAGTTATTGTAGACTGCCCTTACGAATCAGAAGATGAACTTGGCTATACGATGTATGAAACATTGCCGATTGGAATAGTACTAACTAAAACCCATCTTGTTACCATTTCTTTAAGAGATTTGCCTATTTTAGAAGATATTCGATCAATGAAATTAGAAATATATGATACAACTAATCATAAGCAATTTTTGTTAAAGTTACTTTATGCTGTATCTTACTATTACCTCAAATATTTAAATCAAATCATTAAACAAACAAATAATTTAGAATTAAAGATTAAGCAATCGATGAAAAATGAGCAGCTCTATGCTTTTATGGCGGTTCAAAAAAGTTTAGTTTTTTTTGCAACAGCGCTTCAATCGAACAAAGCAATTTTAGATAAAATGGAAGATGTGGAACATTTTATGCAACAAGAAGATAATCATGATTTACTAAGAGATGTTATTATTGAGAACAAACAAGCGATTGCAATGACGGATACATATACGCAAATAATTAGCGGGATGTCTGATGTGTTTTCATCTGTTATCTCAAATAATTTGAATATAGTAATGAAATTTCTTACCTCATTTACGATTATCTTATCTTTACCAACGATTGTGGCAAGTGTTTACGGGATGAATATCAAATTGCCATTTATGCATAACGACCACGCTTTTGCACTAATTCTTTTGTTTACGTTATTAATTACAACGGGAGTAACAGTAATTTTTTGGCGTAGAAAATACTTTTAAATAGAGAAATTGGGGGATGGACATGGAAAAACAAACATATGAAAAATTAGCATATTATACAATCAAAGAAAAGATTCTCAGTGGGAAACTTCATGTAGGGCAACATATATCAGAAGCGAGTATAGCAAAAGAATTATCCATTAGCAGAACTCCAGTCAGAAAAGCAATCGCTGTTTTAGTATCCGAAGAGTTGATTGATTATGAAATAAATCGCGGCGCTATCGTAATAGAAAGCAGTATGAGTGCTGGCCGTTTTATTGAATTACTTGAAATGGCTGAAATTCTAGTGGTACAAACTATTGAAAAATGTAAAAATAAAAATCTAACTTATAAACCAGAAAAAGGAAATGAAATACTTGCAGAAATGCGCCAAATTCAAAAAGAAGAAGATGTAGAAGCCTATTTGTCGTTACTGAGTAAATGGTTATTACAATTTATTTCCCAATTAGCAAACATATACGCGGAAGATATTGTACGGAAAATGAAGCGTGATTTCTTTAATAAAGCGCAAAAAGATATTAAAATGATTCCTGTGCTTTTAGAAAATGAAACGATGGAAACATTAGAACAACTTTCCACTTATATGGTTGAAAAGAAACATGATTTAGCAAAAGAGGTAATACAAAAATTGATGAATTTGTATATTATCCGTACATTTAGATAGTATTTCTAAAATGATTTGCTTAAAAAAAGGAGGTGCTTTTGATGCGGAAAGTATATGAAATTTTTATTTTAGACTGGCGCCGTCTCTTTAAAGCGCCTTTAGCATTATTATTAGTAATTGCATTAATTATTTTGCCATCATTATATGCTTGGTTTAATATTGAAGCACTTTGGGACCCTTACTCGAATACTTCGGGAATCAAAGTGGCAGTTTCGATTGATGATGAAGGGGCTGAAGTAGACGTTCCTGGGAAAAAGCCTGAGAAAGTGAATGTCGGCAATCAACTGAAGAAAACGCTAGAAAAAAATAAAAAACTTGGCTGGACATTTGTAAGTGAAGAGGAAGCAAAAAAAGGAGTGAAAAGCGGTAAATACTATGCCTCTATTCACATTCCAAAAGATTTTTCGGAAGACATGGTTTCTGTTGTAAATGATAATGTCAAAAAACCAACGATTGATTACTCTGTTAATGAAAAAATCAATGCCATCGCACCAAAAATGACGGAGAGTGGCGCAACGACGATTGTAAATCAAATAAGCTCAGAGTTTGTTGGGACAGTAAGTAAATCAGTTTTAGAAGAGTTTAATAAAGCAGGAATTGACCTTGAAAATGAATTACCGACAATCCGCCGCTTAAAAACGAAAGTATTCCAAGTACAAGATGCTTTACCAGAACTTAAAAAAATGGGTGGCGAGGCTGTGAAAATTGAAGCCAAACTCCCTGAACTAAAAGCTAAAGCAAACCAAGTAGTGGAACTAAATGAAAAAATTCCAGAGTTAAATAAAGCAACAGAAAACGTCTTGTTAGTAGAACAACAACTACCAAAAATCGACCAACTTGGCCAAGATATTCTAGTTTTACAAAAGAAAATACCAGAAATCAAGCAAATTGCAGACTCAGTAAAAGAAGTGGACGAAAACTTTGGAACGATTAAGAAAACTGTTAATGATGCAGTAAATGAATCGGGTAAGGCGCTCGATGTGATTGATACGGCGATGACGGCGATACCAACTGTAGAAAAAATCGCCCAAAACGGCAGTGGCTATGTGGACAAAGTGTCCGATTTTACGGATGAAATTAATAAATCATTTGATACGTTAGCGCCTGCTATTAAACAGAATTTAACACTAATGAAGCAAATGGCAGACAACATTTATCAAGTCACAGAAGCAATTAAAAATGGTTCTATAAACTCCGAACAAGCGATTGCGGAATTGAAGAAAATGGAACAAGATATTGATTCTTTACAACAAATGATTACAAAACAAACCGCCACATTGGAAAGTTTAAATGAAACGTTGCCTAATAAGCCTTTTACTGATTTAATCAAGAATTTAAAAGCCATTAATAGTCAGTTAAGTACACAAAAAGAAACAGTGACAAAAGTTCGCACAGCACTTGAAAACGGGGAAAAACCAGCGGAAGAATTACTCAATCAACTAAATGCACAAGCAAAAAATATTAGTGCAAAATTGGATCAAATTTTAGCGAATTATGATTCGGAAATTGTCCCAGCAATCAAAACCGGTTTAAACCAAATTCAAGGGGATTTAAAAGATAGCCAACAATTATTAAAAACGTTGCAATCGAAAATCCCAGAAATTACGCAGGTATTAAAAGACTCAAAAGAAACACTTCAAACTGGACAAACCTATTTAAAAGAGTTCCAACAGCGTTTGCCAGAAATCCAGAAAACACTGGATGAAGCCACTAAAGTAATTAATACCAAATTGGATACTATTATTGCTGGGATTAACGAAGCAGCAAGCTTTTACCAAAATGATTATCCAAATGTAAAAGCGAACATTAAAAAAGCGGCCAATTTTATCCGCGATGATTTGCCTGGACTTGAAAAAGAAATAAACCAAGCCTCCAATCTTATTCAAGAAAAAATGCCAGAATTCGAAAAAGCGATTAAAATTGCAGCAAACCTTTCCCGAGAAGAACTGCCGGAATTTGAGAAAGCAATTAATAATGCCGCCAATAAAATTACTGATTTCGACAAGAATTATGATTTACAAAGTATTATTAAAATGCTCCGTAATGATGCCGATAAGGATAGTTCTTTTATTGCAAACCCAGTTAATTTAAAAGAAACAAGTTATTATCCGATTCCAAATTACGGCTCGGCAAGCTCGCCATTTTACACGGCGCTTTGTCTATGGGTTGGCGCTCTCTTGCTTATTTCATTACTTCGGGTTGATGTAGAAGTACCAGCTGGTATTTTTAGTCATTACCATCGCTATTTTGGACGCTTGCTGACATTCTTATCTATTGGCTTGATGCAGGCGCTCATCGTGACACTTGGAAATATATTCTTACTTGGTGTTTCGATTGCAGAACCTTTGCTCCATGTTCTTTTTAGTATGTTTATTAGTGTTGTATTTATGACAATTGTATACACACTTGTATCCTTATTTAATAATGTCGGAAAAGGAATCGCGATTATTTTGCTAGTGCTACAAATTTCAGGAGCCGGCGGAAACTTTCCTATTCAAGTTTCGCCACCATTTTTCCAAGCAATTTATCCGTTTTTACCATTCACTTATGCTGTTAGTTTAATCAGGGAAAGTGTTGGGGGATTATATATGCCAACTGTTTGGCTTGATATGAGTGTACTTGCTGGATTTGCGATTTTGTTTATTGCATTAGGTCTTTTACTCAAAAAACCACTCGACAAAGTTGTACCGAAATTATCGGAAAAAGCGAAACGAAGCAAGCTGATTCATTAAAAATAGTATATAATTATTAGCGAAGAGGGGTGAGCATTATCACAAATAAGTATAAAACCTTAGATAAAATGGTTTATAATTTACTTCTTGAAAAAATTAAACGAGGAGAATTAGTACCAAATCAGCATTTGGCGGAAGAAAAACTAGCAACTGAATTTGGTGTTAGTCGCTCACCGCTCCGAAAAGCTATAGCCACACTCACTGCGCAAGGTATTGTAAGCTATCATGAAAATAGTGGGACAGTACTTAATGATGTCCTTATTGATTCGGCTCGTTATGTACAACT comes from the Listeria welshimeri serovar 6b str. SLCC5334 genome and includes:
- a CDS encoding magnesium transporter CorA family protein; the protein is MIEFFKTTNEEMEQLPAIEDGCWVKVTAPTQEEIEKLSKEMDVPKPYILDALDSEERSRIELKRAEEDVRHSLVIVDCPYESEDELGYTMYETLPIGIVLTKTHLVTISLRDLPILEDIRSMKLEIYDTTNHKQFLLKLLYAVSYYYLKYLNQIIKQTNNLELKIKQSMKNEQLYAFMAVQKSLVFFATALQSNKAILDKMEDVEHFMQQEDNHDLLRDVIIENKQAIAMTDTYTQIISGMSDVFSSVISNNLNIVMKFLTSFTIILSLPTIVASVYGMNIKLPFMHNDHAFALILLFTLLITTGVTVIFWRRKYF
- a CDS encoding GntR family transcriptional regulator; protein product: MEKQTYEKLAYYTIKEKILSGKLHVGQHISEASIAKELSISRTPVRKAIAVLVSEELIDYEINRGAIVIESSMSAGRFIELLEMAEILVVQTIEKCKNKNLTYKPEKGNEILAEMRQIQKEEDVEAYLSLLSKWLLQFISQLANIYAEDIVRKMKRDFFNKAQKDIKMIPVLLENETMETLEQLSTYMVEKKHDLAKEVIQKLMNLYIIRTFR
- a CDS encoding YhgE/Pip domain-containing protein; amino-acid sequence: MRKVYEIFILDWRRLFKAPLALLLVIALIILPSLYAWFNIEALWDPYSNTSGIKVAVSIDDEGAEVDVPGKKPEKVNVGNQLKKTLEKNKKLGWTFVSEEEAKKGVKSGKYYASIHIPKDFSEDMVSVVNDNVKKPTIDYSVNEKINAIAPKMTESGATTIVNQISSEFVGTVSKSVLEEFNKAGIDLENELPTIRRLKTKVFQVQDALPELKKMGGEAVKIEAKLPELKAKANQVVELNEKIPELNKATENVLLVEQQLPKIDQLGQDILVLQKKIPEIKQIADSVKEVDENFGTIKKTVNDAVNESGKALDVIDTAMTAIPTVEKIAQNGSGYVDKVSDFTDEINKSFDTLAPAIKQNLTLMKQMADNIYQVTEAIKNGSINSEQAIAELKKMEQDIDSLQQMITKQTATLESLNETLPNKPFTDLIKNLKAINSQLSTQKETVTKVRTALENGEKPAEELLNQLNAQAKNISAKLDQILANYDSEIVPAIKTGLNQIQGDLKDSQQLLKTLQSKIPEITQVLKDSKETLQTGQTYLKEFQQRLPEIQKTLDEATKVINTKLDTIIAGINEAASFYQNDYPNVKANIKKAANFIRDDLPGLEKEINQASNLIQEKMPEFEKAIKIAANLSREELPEFEKAINNAANKITDFDKNYDLQSIIKMLRNDADKDSSFIANPVNLKETSYYPIPNYGSASSPFYTALCLWVGALLLISLLRVDVEVPAGIFSHYHRYFGRLLTFLSIGLMQALIVTLGNIFLLGVSIAEPLLHVLFSMFISVVFMTIVYTLVSLFNNVGKGIAIILLVLQISGAGGNFPIQVSPPFFQAIYPFLPFTYAVSLIRESVGGLYMPTVWLDMSVLAGFAILFIALGLLLKKPLDKVVPKLSEKAKRSKLIH